AGATGACATAACTAATGCAAGATTAGCTTAAATAATCTATTCTTTTATTACCACATTTTAAATGGTGTAGTTATCTTAATCAACACCATAAGATCACCTGTTGACAATCTATTCCTCATTTCCAGCCATGTGCAGAACGATTGCTTGGGAGTGCCATGACTGAACCACACTGCATTGTGCCATTCAAATTTTGCCTGAGATGATAGGATATTATGCCAAGTAAATTTGGTGCTGAAAGTTCTGCTGTAATAATCTATAGGGGGAAAACTTTTCTCCAAGAACGCTtggtttattgtttttttttacctatAAACCAacaaatttagttttaatttgttttggctatttttgtgatccatTTAAATGGATGTGTTTGTGGATTTTTTCaaataacttcttttttttgtttactgattttgtcaagcCAATAAGCAATTAAGAACACAACAttagtaattaaatatattattttaaataattcgaCAAAGTAAAAGGAAGTTCAACAaaagaatcaataaaacaaaTGATTACACAAGACCAAGAAAAGATTGTAAAAAGAATATAATCTATAATCCAATCCAAAAGTCATATGAGATTAGCATTTTACTAAAATCACGATTTTTTCCAATCGGATTATCTTTTTCTTGGCCTGTAAAAGTTGTTTCCAGGTGAATTCTACACTTcagaatagataaaaaaaaaaaattggttttcacTGCTTGCCTTTCCAGAACCCCCCAGCATGATGATGATTACAGAGCTTGTGTGACCAATGATGATGATAGCGATCCCCATAAGGAACCATGAAAAAACAGAGTCCAGAAGCAGAGAAAATGCCTTCTTAGCTCCTTTGCTGAGTATGGGGGTGTTAAGCACAGTACATGTACAAGCTATTTCCAGCAGCGCAAGCAATTAAGTTCTCATTTGGATGCCAAGCAAGATGCAGCAACTTCGTTGTGTAATCAAGAGCATTATTGCTATTCCCATCCACTCCAGCAGCACTCTCTGATCCTGCTTTTACaccatttcaaaatttgtttttactaTTTTGTTGCCAATTTcttaaaatgagaaaaatgagagaACGAGACTGACCTCTACCTATCATACCGCCTAGTCTGGGTGGCCTTGAGGGAACTGGGACATGTCTCCTATGATAAAccacaacaaacaaaaattacattTCATCAAGACTGAGAAAGAGAAGATTGAACAAACTAAACTCTTAATAGCTTTGACCAAGTTTACCTCATCGGATTCCTGCTTGCTTCCAACGTTCCAGTCTCGGTACTTCCCGAGGAAACACCAAACACACGGAACAGATTGCTGGATAGAGAGGGAATGATTATATAAGGAATCATCATAGTCATTTGATAATACTAATAACAAAAAGATATGCTCTGCTTAAAGGGACATACCTGTAAGAACCTGTAGCTGCTCGCAATCCATTGCCACTTATACAACACTCGAACTTGTCAAAGATGGAATCATTTTCATATAAATCACAGAGCTGTAAATGGCcaaaagggaaaagagaacaaatCAGCTATGCAGCAACTCGTCAAATGCAGCTCTATCAAAGTATATGAAGCTTACCTTCGGTTTCAGATATTCATGAACTTGGAAAGTTGATACCGGACCTGAATCCATGTTGATGTCCCATAACTGAAaatgcaagaaaaaaaattaccatgAGTTCAGTGAACCTTAGCTTTAAGCTCGCTTATCTATATCTAATGCCAATGGGAAAGATGAAAGTGTGGACGGACCTTAAGTGTCATGTAGTCACGGCTAAGTAAGTATCTTCCTTCTTTTGCAAATTTGATGTCTGACACTGAAGCAATAATCTCAGTGAAGAAAGATTTAGAACCACCTGCATCTGGTTCCTCAAACCTGCATAAACAAGCACTGTTAAGCCTTTGCTGCTCTTGTAACCGCATGAAATAGGAAGTTAACAGAGTTACCAGTATCTGAGACTTACAATTTGGAATGTGAATCACATAAAGCTGATTGGCGCAGATCAATAAGGCGAATCGAGCCTTTGGAACTGCTGTAAGCTAGCATATTGCAATGGGTAGGATGAAACTCTGCTGCTGTGATAACCTCTGCAAGAATGAATGCCGTATTAGTAActtaaaatatagtattaaaTTGCTTGATCACCATATCATGTAGGGAACATAATGGACTAACAGAACAATAAACCACGGCTTACCAGACAGATCTTCCATTTTCTCAGGCTTCACATCAACAATGTTGAAACTTTGATTGCTAATCTCCAGATTCCAAAGATTGATTCGCAAATCATCAGCAGAAATAAATGTTTCGCCATCactgatttttaatataaaaactattaGGAGCAGAACATTTACAATGAAAGTATAGATCTCAAGCTAACATTTACAATGAAAAAGCAGTTGTGGTATAAATCTAAATGCGTGGTATGAATAACCTACCTGTTATTTGAGATCGAGTTGATGTGATAATCATGAGCATGAGGATAGACTCTTCTACATTTAGCCACAGGGCTCGACTCATGGCTAGTTACCTGTATATGTCAAAATGAACTATTAGTCTACAGATGAGCAACATCAAGTAGCTTTGCATTATTT
This genomic interval from Brassica napus cultivar Da-Ae chromosome A6, Da-Ae, whole genome shotgun sequence contains the following:
- the LOC106349659 gene encoding serine/threonine protein phosphatase 2A 55 kDa regulatory subunit B alpha isoform isoform X6; this translates as MNGGGDDEDVVVAASADASPPLQWRFSQVFGERSAGEEVQPVDMILAIEFDHSGDHLATGDRGGRVVLFERSDAKHSSGARRDLEETDYPVRHPEFCYKTEFQSHDPAFDYLKSLEIEEKINKIRWCQTANGALFLLSTNDKIIKYWKVQDKKIKKICDINADPSGAVGNGTVANGVPEANISSLRLPVVTSHESSPVAKCRRVYPHAHDYHINSISNNSDGETFISADDLRINLWNLEISNQSFNIVDVKPEKMEDLSEVITAAEFHPTHCNMLAYSSSKGSIRLIDLRQSALCDSHSKLFEEPDAGGSKSFFTEIIASVSDIKFAKEGRYLLSRDYMTLKLWDINMDSGPVSTFQVHEYLKPKLCDLYENDSIFDKFECCISGNGLRAATGSYSNLFRVFGVSSGSTETGTLEASRNPMRRHVPVPSRPPRLGGMIAGSESAAGVDGNSNNALDYTTKLLHLAWHPNENLIACAAGNSLYMYCA
- the LOC106349659 gene encoding serine/threonine protein phosphatase 2A 55 kDa regulatory subunit B alpha isoform isoform X7, with product MNGGGDDEDVVVAASADASPPLQWRFSQVFGERSAGEEVQPVDMILAIEFDHSGDHLATGDRGGRVVLFERSDAKHSSGARRDLEETDYPVRHPEFCYKTEFQSHDPAFDYLKSLEIEEKINKIRWCQTANGALFLLSTNDKIIKYWKVQDKKIKKICDINADPSGAVGNGTVANGVPEANISSLRLPVVVTSHESSPVAKCRRVYPHAHDYHINSISNNSDGETFISADDLRINLWNLEISNQSFNIVDVKPEKMEDLSEVITAAEFHPTHCNMLAYSSSKGSIRLIDLRQSALCDSHSKLFEEPDAGGSKSFFTEIIASVSDIKFAKEGRYLLSRDYMTLKLWDINMDSGPVSTFQVHEYLKPKLCDLYENDSIFDKFECCISGNGLRAATGSYSNLFRVFGVSSGSTETGTLEASRNPMRRHVPVPSRPPRLGGMIGSESAAGVDGNSNNALDYTTKLLHLAWHPNENLIACAAGNSLYMYCA
- the LOC106349659 gene encoding serine/threonine protein phosphatase 2A 55 kDa regulatory subunit B alpha isoform isoform X5, which codes for MNGGGDDEDVVVAASADASPPLQWRFSQVFGERSAGEEVQPVDMILAIEFDHSGDHLATGDRGGRVVLFERSDAKHSSGARRDLEETDYPVRHPEFCYKTEFQSHDPAFDYLKSLEIEEKINKIRWCQTANGALFLLSTNDKIIKYWKVQDKKIKKICDINADPSGAVGNGTVANGVPEANISSLRLPVVVTSHESSPVAKCRRVYPHAHDYHINSISNNSDGETFISADDLRINLWNLEISNQSFNIVDVKPEKMEDLSEVITAAEFHPTHCNMLAYSSSKGSIRLIDLRQSALCDSHSKLFEEPDAGGSKSFFTEIIASVSDIKFAKEGRYLLSRDYMTLKLWDINMDSGPVSTFQVHEYLKPKLCDLYENDSIFDKFECCISGNGLRAATGSYSNLFRVFGVSSGSTETGTLEASRNPMRRHVPVPSRPPRLGGMIAGSESAAGVDGNSNNALDYTTKLLHLAWHPNENLIACAAGNSLYMYCA
- the LOC106349659 gene encoding serine/threonine protein phosphatase 2A 55 kDa regulatory subunit B alpha isoform isoform X8, with the translated sequence MNGGGDDEDVVVAASADASPPLQWRFSQVFGERSAGEEVQPVDMILAIEFDHSGDHLATGDRGGRVVLFERSDAKHSSGARRDLEETDYPVRHPEFCYKTEFQSHDPAFDYLKSLEIEEKINKIRWCQTANGALFLLSTNDKIIKYWKVQDKKIKKICDINADPSGAVGNGTVANGVPEANISSLRLPVVTSHESSPVAKCRRVYPHAHDYHINSISNNSDGETFISADDLRINLWNLEISNQSFNIVDVKPEKMEDLSEVITAAEFHPTHCNMLAYSSSKGSIRLIDLRQSALCDSHSKLFEEPDAGGSKSFFTEIIASVSDIKFAKEGRYLLSRDYMTLKLWDINMDSGPVSTFQVHEYLKPKLCDLYENDSIFDKFECCISGNGLRAATGSYSNLFRVFGVSSGSTETGTLEASRNPMRRHVPVPSRPPRLGGMIGSESAAGVDGNSNNALDYTTKLLHLAWHPNENLIACAAGNSLYMYCA
- the LOC106349659 gene encoding serine/threonine protein phosphatase 2A 55 kDa regulatory subunit B alpha isoform isoform X1, with the protein product MNGGGDDEDVVVAASADASPPLQWRFSQVFGERSAGEEVQPVDMILAIEFDHSGDHLATGDRGGRVVLFERSDAKHSSGARRDLEETDYPVRHPEFCYKTEFQSHDPAFDYLKSLEIEEKINKIRWCQTANGALFLLSTNDKIIKYWKVQDKKIKKICDINADPSGAVGNGTVANGVPEANISSLRLPVVVTSHESSPVAKCRRVYPHAHDYHINSISNNSDGETFISADDLRINLWNLEISNQSFNIVDVKPEKMEDLSEVITAAEFHPTHCNMLAYSSSKGSIRLIDLRQSALCDSHSKLFEEPDAGGSKSFFTEIIASVSDIKFAKEGRYLLSRDYMTLKLWDINMDSGPVSTFQVHEYLKPKLCDLYENDSIFDKFECCISGNGLRAATGSYSNLFRVFGVSSGSTETGTLEASRNPMRRHVPVPSRPPRLGGMIGRAGSESAAGVDGNSNNALDYTTKLLHLAWHPNENLIACAAGNSLYMYCA
- the LOC106349659 gene encoding serine/threonine protein phosphatase 2A 55 kDa regulatory subunit B alpha isoform isoform X2 translates to MNGGGDDEDVVVAASADASPPLQWRFSQVFGERSAGEEVQPVDMILAIEFDHSGDHLATGDRGGRVVLFERSDAKHSSGARRDLEETDYPVRHPEFCYKTEFQSHDPAFDYLKSLEIEEKINKIRWCQTANGALFLLSTNDKIIKYWKVQDKKIKKICDINADPSGAVGNGTVANGVPEANISSLRLPVVVTSHESSPVAKCRRVYPHAHDYHINSISNNSDGETFISADDLRINLWNLEISNQSFNIVDVKPEKMEDLSEVITAAEFHPTHCNMLAYSSSKGSIRLIDLRQSALCDSHSKLFEEPDAGGSKSFFTEIIASVSDIKFAKEGRYLLSRDYMTLKLWDINMDSGPVSTFQVHEYLKPKLCDLYENDSIFDKFECCISGNGLRAATGSYSNLFRVFGVSSGSTETGTLEASRNPMRRHVPVPSRPPRLGGMIGRGSESAAGVDGNSNNALDYTTKLLHLAWHPNENLIACAAGNSLYMYCA
- the LOC106349659 gene encoding serine/threonine protein phosphatase 2A 55 kDa regulatory subunit B alpha isoform isoform X3, whose amino-acid sequence is MNGGGDDEDVVVAASADASPPLQWRFSQVFGERSAGEEVQPVDMILAIEFDHSGDHLATGDRGGRVVLFERSDAKHSSGARRDLEETDYPVRHPEFCYKTEFQSHDPAFDYLKSLEIEEKINKIRWCQTANGALFLLSTNDKIIKYWKVQDKKIKKICDINADPSGAVGNGTVANGVPEANISSLRLPVVTSHESSPVAKCRRVYPHAHDYHINSISNNSDGETFISADDLRINLWNLEISNQSFNIVDVKPEKMEDLSEVITAAEFHPTHCNMLAYSSSKGSIRLIDLRQSALCDSHSKLFEEPDAGGSKSFFTEIIASVSDIKFAKEGRYLLSRDYMTLKLWDINMDSGPVSTFQVHEYLKPKLCDLYENDSIFDKFECCISGNGLRAATGSYSNLFRVFGVSSGSTETGTLEASRNPMRRHVPVPSRPPRLGGMIGRAGSESAAGVDGNSNNALDYTTKLLHLAWHPNENLIACAAGNSLYMYCA
- the LOC106349659 gene encoding serine/threonine protein phosphatase 2A 55 kDa regulatory subunit B alpha isoform isoform X4 is translated as MNGGGDDEDVVVAASADASPPLQWRFSQVFGERSAGEEVQPVDMILAIEFDHSGDHLATGDRGGRVVLFERSDAKHSSGARRDLEETDYPVRHPEFCYKTEFQSHDPAFDYLKSLEIEEKINKIRWCQTANGALFLLSTNDKIIKYWKVQDKKIKKICDINADPSGAVGNGTVANGVPEANISSLRLPVVTSHESSPVAKCRRVYPHAHDYHINSISNNSDGETFISADDLRINLWNLEISNQSFNIVDVKPEKMEDLSEVITAAEFHPTHCNMLAYSSSKGSIRLIDLRQSALCDSHSKLFEEPDAGGSKSFFTEIIASVSDIKFAKEGRYLLSRDYMTLKLWDINMDSGPVSTFQVHEYLKPKLCDLYENDSIFDKFECCISGNGLRAATGSYSNLFRVFGVSSGSTETGTLEASRNPMRRHVPVPSRPPRLGGMIGRGSESAAGVDGNSNNALDYTTKLLHLAWHPNENLIACAAGNSLYMYCA